One region of Candidatus Zixiibacteriota bacterium genomic DNA includes:
- a CDS encoding tetratricopeptide repeat protein, whose product MSYYKQGLDLSRKSNNKKGEYLSLTNIGLVYSKKGELNSALEFFDEALKVSQDMEYEEGEADAWSNLGLIQTAKGDLDKALSSHQEALKIDIERNYHEGEASDLNNIGLVCRAKGELDKAMENYEEALKIDQEIGYLEGQGIQLNNIGLVLKDKGDLESALARFHEALEIFKSIGLEKQIKLTEENIKQVEQLIKVKGSKA is encoded by the coding sequence TTGAGCTATTACAAACAGGGCTTAGACCTTTCCAGAAAATCAAACAATAAAAAAGGAGAATATTTATCTCTGACTAACATAGGTCTGGTCTATAGCAAGAAAGGTGAGCTGAATAGTGCCCTGGAGTTCTTTGATGAAGCGCTGAAGGTATCTCAGGACATGGAATACGAGGAGGGAGAAGCTGATGCCTGGAGTAATTTGGGGCTTATCCAGACTGCTAAAGGAGACCTGGATAAGGCATTGAGTTCTCATCAGGAGGCATTGAAGATCGATATCGAAAGAAATTATCATGAAGGAGAAGCCAGCGATTTGAATAACATAGGCCTGGTGTGCCGGGCAAAAGGGGAGCTGGATAAAGCTATGGAAAATTATGAAGAGGCTTTGAAAATAGATCAGGAAATCGGCTATCTGGAAGGTCAGGGGATTCAGTTGAACAATATCGGACTGGTCCTTAAAGACAAAGGAGACTTAGAGTCCGCCCTGGCACGTTTCCATGAGGCTTTAGAGATATTTAAGAGTATAGGACTTGAAAAACAAATAAAGCTGACTGAGGAAAATATTAAACAGGTAGAGCAATTAATAAAAGTAAAAGGTTCAAAGGCTTAA